One Tamlana carrageenivorans genomic region harbors:
- a CDS encoding TssN family type VI secretion system protein has protein sequence MMTSFAHSDVFKISLILLLISSVLMVLVKKVRTIFSKNKLKALIYAVVLALLFALTGFLAYDKVLNNSPTQAFMAIELIFFILGIIHVFTMRNTFKAVIGQKLEFLNEFMLTLVFLGVALFVFIQVVSRFRPEFVSIYMTAGLVFITPFLVLKTFEYAMAIPVQVYKKWLFPIRQEIKEPTASELSNPLVISLEFKKKSGDKELSRFKVKAPEQMEFGKLFYFFVDDYNALHPERKIEITDNEGGASAWIFYFKPRWWRALRHIDANKTIEWNGIREENSIVVQRVEA, from the coding sequence ATGATGACAAGTTTCGCTCACAGTGATGTTTTTAAGATTAGTTTAATATTGCTTTTAATAAGTTCTGTACTTATGGTTTTGGTTAAAAAAGTGAGAACTATTTTCTCTAAGAACAAACTCAAAGCATTAATTTATGCGGTAGTTTTAGCGCTTCTTTTTGCACTTACAGGATTTTTAGCTTACGATAAAGTTTTAAATAATTCGCCTACCCAGGCTTTTATGGCTATCGAGCTTATCTTTTTTATTTTAGGTATCATTCATGTGTTTACCATGCGTAACACCTTTAAAGCCGTGATTGGACAAAAGCTCGAGTTTTTAAATGAGTTTATGCTGACTCTCGTTTTCCTAGGTGTAGCCTTATTCGTTTTTATTCAGGTTGTTAGTCGGTTTAGACCAGAATTTGTTAGTATTTACATGACAGCAGGACTTGTTTTTATCACGCCGTTTTTGGTTCTAAAAACGTTCGAATATGCCATGGCTATTCCGGTTCAGGTTTATAAAAAATGGTTATTCCCAATACGTCAAGAAATTAAAGAGCCTACAGCATCGGAGCTGAGTAACCCCCTGGTGATATCCTTAGAATTTAAAAAGAAAAGCGGAGATAAAGAATTAAGTCGTTTTAAAGTAAAAGCACCAGAGCAGATGGAGTTTGGTAAGTTGTTTTATTTTTTTGTTGACGATTATAACGCTTTGCACCCCGAACGTAAAATTGAAATTACAGATAATGAAGGTGGGGCCTCGGCTTGGATCTTTTATTTTAAGCCACGATGGTGGCGTGCTTTACGACATATTGATGCTAATAAGACCATTGAATGGAATGGCATTCGGGAGGAAAATAGTATCGTAGTACAACGTGTTGAAGCTTAA
- a CDS encoding IS4 family transposase has product MNKSKNFSGQPIIKQVLNFILPKDVHRTAKKHNSDRYTKKFTTYEHLATMVFTVISGCSSLREVSSIMLACEGKINHLGLTDFPKRSTLSDANRRRSSEVFADIYHLLYKRYHRFLSDSRPLEPAVKNLKIVDSSTIPLFSDILKGVGRNPLNGKKKGGIKMHTMINAMEDVPCLIKFSSAATHDHTFLKDLELKKGSYVVFDKGYVDYEQYQKWTLEDVYFVTRQKDNARYTSLEEFDISNKVDDAVLKDEKIGLTDKNGNAFSLRRIAFWHEKHQKVYEFITNNYDLDADKIADIYKNRWQIETMFKRLKQNFPLKYFLGDNQNAIEIQIWVSLIIQLIMLVIQRKAQRNWAYSNMMSVIRYHLMTYIDLFKFLKNPEANWEEITTKNIGQLSLFDP; this is encoded by the coding sequence ATGAATAAAAGTAAAAACTTTAGCGGACAACCCATAATCAAACAGGTATTAAATTTCATTTTGCCCAAAGATGTTCATCGGACAGCCAAAAAGCACAACAGCGATCGCTATACCAAAAAGTTTACCACCTATGAGCATTTGGCCACTATGGTATTTACCGTGATCAGTGGCTGTAGCTCACTTCGTGAGGTTTCCAGTATTATGCTTGCCTGCGAGGGAAAGATCAACCATCTAGGACTCACGGACTTTCCAAAACGCAGTACCTTGTCAGATGCTAACAGGAGAAGAAGCTCTGAAGTATTTGCCGATATTTATCATTTACTCTACAAACGTTACCATCGCTTTTTATCGGACAGCAGACCCTTAGAACCTGCAGTGAAGAACCTTAAAATCGTTGATTCCTCGACCATCCCCCTATTTAGTGACATTCTTAAAGGTGTAGGAAGGAACCCGCTCAACGGCAAAAAGAAAGGAGGTATCAAGATGCATACTATGATAAACGCCATGGAAGACGTTCCTTGTCTGATTAAGTTTTCAAGCGCGGCCACGCACGACCACACCTTTTTAAAAGACCTGGAACTCAAGAAGGGCTCTTATGTGGTTTTTGACAAAGGGTATGTGGATTATGAGCAATACCAAAAATGGACACTGGAAGATGTTTACTTTGTGACTCGGCAAAAGGACAATGCTCGCTATACAAGCCTTGAAGAGTTTGATATCTCCAATAAAGTGGACGATGCTGTCCTAAAGGACGAAAAAATAGGGCTTACGGACAAAAACGGCAACGCTTTTTCCCTGAGGAGAATCGCTTTTTGGCACGAAAAGCACCAAAAAGTTTATGAGTTCATCACTAATAATTATGATCTTGATGCAGACAAAATAGCCGACATCTATAAAAATAGGTGGCAGATTGAGACGATGTTCAAGCGGCTTAAACAGAACTTTCCGCTAAAGTATTTTTTGGGAGACAATCAAAATGCCATCGAAATACAAATCTGGGTCAGTTTGATAATCCAGCTCATTATGCTTGTGATCCAAAGAAAAGCCCAAAGAAACTGGGCTTATTCCAATATGATGTCCGTCATACGATACCATTTGATGACATATATCGATTTGTTCAAATTCCTGAAAAACCCAGAAGCTAATTGGGAAGAGATTACAACCAAAAACATTGGGCAATTAAGCCTTTTTGACCCATAA
- a CDS encoding C40 family peptidase: MIRICAKLIVGILFLYLPLSCKSSKTTNNNDDIVVTYKPIIPEKTFLPVQIEYAKILNTVPDSLQNVKLYQFIDEWKDTKYLLGGETKDGIDCSSFSQLLYMVVFEKYIERTAHKQFESEYISKFRGKEFLEEGDLLFFNREGEQTISHVGVYLMNNKFVNATSYKGKSGIAGVKICDITEPFWEKRYVAGGKRNDLQ, encoded by the coding sequence ATGATAAGAATATGTGCTAAATTAATTGTTGGTATTTTGTTTTTATACCTTCCATTAAGCTGTAAGAGTTCCAAAACCACAAATAATAATGATGATATTGTGGTGACTTACAAACCTATTATTCCAGAAAAGACCTTCTTGCCTGTTCAAATTGAATATGCCAAAATTCTCAATACAGTTCCCGATTCATTGCAAAATGTAAAATTATACCAATTTATTGATGAGTGGAAGGATACCAAATATCTTCTTGGAGGCGAAACTAAAGATGGCATTGATTGCTCGTCATTCTCACAGCTTTTGTATATGGTTGTTTTTGAAAAGTATATCGAGCGCACGGCACATAAGCAATTTGAATCTGAATACATTAGCAAATTTAGAGGTAAAGAGTTTTTAGAAGAAGGCGATTTGTTGTTTTTCAATAGAGAAGGCGAACAAACGATAAGTCACGTGGGTGTCTACTTGATGAATAATAAGTTTGTTAACGCGACATCCTATAAGGGTAAAAGTGGTATTGCAGGAGTTAAAATTTGTGACATTACCGAGCCGTTTTGGGAGAAACGTTATGTAGCCGGGGGTAAACGAAATGATTTGCAATAG
- the tssD gene encoding type VI secretion system tube protein TssD: MSFLSKLSIEGDEMNVLDCAFEFSQQADYNGRPAENPRGGQIQLLVESTSKTDFMDWAISPEMVKNGTITFYKRENMASLKKIEFKNAYCLRYHEHFNAHDTEPMQTLLMISAHEITIKGTTFSNNWPIK, from the coding sequence ATGTCATTTTTATCTAAATTGAGCATTGAAGGCGATGAAATGAATGTGCTAGATTGTGCATTCGAATTTTCTCAGCAAGCCGATTATAACGGTCGTCCAGCTGAAAATCCACGTGGCGGACAAATACAACTACTTGTAGAATCGACCTCTAAAACCGATTTTATGGATTGGGCCATTTCGCCAGAAATGGTAAAAAACGGTACCATTACTTTTTACAAACGAGAAAATATGGCAAGCCTAAAAAAAATAGAGTTTAAAAACGCTTATTGTTTGCGTTATCATGAACATTTCAATGCGCATGATACAGAGCCTATGCAAACCCTATTGATGATTTCGGCTCATGAAATTACTATAAAAGGAACTACTTTTTCCAATAATTGGCCTATAAAATAA